The genomic DNA CTTTCCCACCTCCTTGGTTTCTATGCGTCTTTAACCTGAAGTTCTTCAAAATATATTGTGACACCTCCTTGATTCTGTCAGGATGAAGCAAGAGCCGTTTGTTCTCTGCTGCTGTCAACTTTATTTCATCCGTTTCCTTTTCCAAAGCCTTGAATTGCGGACGAACATCATTATAGTCTACCTTAAACTTCAATACTTTCTCATCTCGGATAGCATCCGTAATGACATACGAATGCAGTTCTCGTCCAAACACATGGGCCGTGGTCTCTGCTCCTAAAGCGTTCTCTGGGAAGATAGGCGTACCTGTAAAACCAAACTGATAATATCGCTTGAACTTCTTCCGAAGATTCTTTTGTGCTTCACCAAACTGCGAGCGGTGACATTCATCAAAGATAAAGACTACCTGTTGCTCATAGACAGGCAAGGTTGCCTCTGCCTTCATCAGGTTGTTTAGCTTCTGAATCGTCGTTACGATAATCTTATTATCATCCTTTTCAAGGTTTCGCTTTAACCCCGCAGTGCTTTCCGAACCATTTACACTATCAGGAGAGAAACGTTGATATTCCTTCATCGTTTGGTAATCTAAGTCCTTACGGTCGACTACAAAGAACACCTTATCAATAAAGTTTAATTGCGTTGCCAATCGAGCAGCCTTAAAACTGGTCAATGTCTTACCAGACCCTGTCGTATGCCAGATATATCCTCCACCCTCGGGCTTACTCCATTTTTTAGCCTGATAAGAACTCTTGATCTTCCATATCAGTCGTTCCGTTGCAGCAATCTGATAGGGGCGCATGATAAGTAACGTGTCACTACTATCAAACACAGCATACGTAAACAACACATGTAGCAGTGTATTCTTTTGGAAAAAGGTTGCCGTGAAGTCTTTTAAGTCCTTTATCAGCGTATTATCAGACTTAGCCCAATTCATTGTAAAGTCGAAACTATTTTTGTTTCGTTTCGTAGTATTGGCAAAATAGCGTGTATCTGTTCCGTTAGAAATAACGAAGATTTGCAAGTACTTATAGAGCGAACTCTCACTATTAAAACTTTCTTTACTGTATCGATGTACTTGGTTGAATGCTTCACGGATAGCCACGCCACGCTTTTTCAGTTCCACGTGTACCATTGGCAAGCCATTGACCAAGATGGTCACATCATAGCGATTAGCGTGCGTGCCCATCTGTTCAAACTGATTAATTACCTGCACTTTATTGCGAGCAACATTCTGCTTGTCTACCAAATAGATATTTTGGATATGACCATCGTCAAACACAAAGTCATAGATATAATCATCCTGTATCTTTCGTGTTCTGTCAGTAATGCTGTCGCTGGACTTATCTAAATACTCATCAAGGAAGCGTTTCCATTCTGCATCAGTAAAGGCAACGTTATTAAGTGTTTGTAGTTGCTTCCTAACGTTTGCCAACAATGCTTCGGGAGTAACAAGGTTAGGGAGATATTCATATCCCTGTCCCTGCAAATCCTTAATCAACTCGTATTCGAGAGCAGCCTCACTTTGATAGCCAGCAGGCGGCTCGTTAATCAGAAAGTCCTTTGTGTAACTGTCAAGAACTATGAAGTTCTGCAGTTCAGCGATAGTGTTGTATTGGGTCATTGTTTTGATTGGTTTTTATTTTAGAGGGAGGATAGGATAGCTAGGAAACCTAGGGAGCCTAGGATTACTAGGACAGCTAGGGCAGCTAGGATACATAGGACCATTAGAACAGCTAAGAAGCCCCCTACCCTTCCTTGCGTTTATCTCCCAGCAGCCTTTTCAGCCTTGCCATCTCCGCTTTCAGTGCAGCGTTCTCAGCCTTGAGGGCTTCCGCCATACGGTCTTGCTCCTTTCGATAGCCAGTGCGGGCAGCATACATACGCTCCTTAATTCCTCCTTCTGTTACGAAGCGTTTTTGCAGGAAGTCAAGGTAACGGCACATCATCCTATCCGTGATATGGCACAGTGAGAGCGCAGTATTGCAAAACTCCTCAGCCGTCCATCTGTTTACAAAGGGGGCATAGTCAGCATAGCTGTTATGCACTCGGCAGAACGTCAAGAGGGCGTTGTAACGCGGATGACTGCTCTCCCAAAGCCTCAGCCCACGGGTATGGAGATAGTCCTCATAGTCTTGTCGAAGCTCCTGCAAGCTACTACGTGCTACGTTGAGCAACTTCAGTTCCATTTCCGTAGAGGTCATACCGTCTTCCTTTCCCTCCACAATGTTTTGTTTTCCCGAGCGTGCCGCCTGAATCATTTGGTCAACAGTGCGGTCGCCATAGGTTGGCAGGAAGCGTTTGCAAAAGACGAACGTCATTTGGTAGAGCGCATCGGCTTTTTGAAAGAAGTGCAACGTCTTCCAGTCTGTGCCGCTACGCAGCACCTGCGGTTTGTGATTCTCCATAGGCATTATATTTCTTTTCTTTGTTTAGTCCACGCTCTTAATGTCTGAACGAGAGTAGTTGCTCCCGATAATATTCATATTGCTTTCTCCGAAGCTCTATTTCCTTTGGCAGTCCTTCTGAGATTGAGTTCGTTAGCGTGTCGAACTTATCGAGGATAGAAACTATACGTTCTTGCTCGGAGAGGGGAGGGACAGGGATTTCTATTTTTGACAATCCCTTAGCGTTAACAGCAGAAATCTTGCCTGAAGAAACATGCCGTCTTAGCTGGTCATGAAAATTATTTGTTCTTGTAAAATATGCCACATACTTTGGATTCAGACTACTCCTAAAGATAAAACAAGCATCATGTATCACCACCGGAGTTTGAGACAGCCATGCTGTACCTACTCCCAAATCTTCGATAGTCTCACCAGCCCCCACTATAATAACATCATTCGTCAAAGCCTGCCTTAAATTCTTTTTATTAACTAATGTTTGCGAGATAAAAGACTTACTTTTATTAGCCCATATTCCATAGTAAGTATACATCTCACCATAATGAATACATGGACATCCTTGAGTAGTAATATCTGTTTTTACAAATCGCTTGCCACGAATGAACTCGCCAACTTCTCCTAACGCCATAACAGAAACATTATTTAGCCTTTGACCTTTGCTATTTAACAAATCAAAGGACAGCAACTGGTTACGATAATACTCATACTGCCGCTTGCGGCAGTCCAGCTCCGCTTCCAGCTCCGCTTCCAGCTCCGCTTCCAGCGTAGTAAACTTATCAAGAATACGAACTATTTCCTCTTGAACGGAAAGAGGAGGGAGAGGGATAAGGATTTTTGCTACCTGATTGCTCATCAACTTAGGATTTCCCATTCCTGCATAAACATACTTTTGAGCTTCAACACTTAGCCAATAAAAAAGAAATTTATAATTTAATTCATTTGTATCGTCTATAGTTATTAAACCACAAACGTTTGTTATTGAAAACTTTCCCTTGCGATAAAAAACGGTACCAGCATTTGCCCCATCAGTAGTCCAAGTGAGTGCTTCCTGATTAAAATCATAGGTTGAGATTCTTCCTATTTCCCCATTTAAAGCAGTCTGCGAACTATATACAGGATAATTACCCTTGTTATCTTGAAGAAAAGTTTTAGATAAGACACGTCCTCTCTTCAATTCCGCTACTTCCCCCAACGGTTTCCACACCACTTCATGTCCTTGCAGCAGTCGTTCTAAAAACGGAAATATATGTTGTTCTTTATTCTTCATTTTGTTGTTGTTGTTTTTAAGGGCGGAGAAGCTGCTCTGTGTCAGCCACATCGGTCTTGTAATATTTACCGTCGGCAGACTGCATTTTCAGTTGACTACAATTTGTAGCCAACTCACTTCCTTCTTTCTTTAGCCTTGTCTTTAAGACACTCCAGTACTTACGGGGGTTAGGACTATCCGTAAGAATAGCCACAACATCTACAATAGAGAAATACCACTTCTCCTGCTCTGCATCCCAATGCGAGCGTACCTGTCGGTTTTCAAATAGCTGAATGTTACTCATCGCTCTAACTCCTTTATAATCTCATCAATATCCGCCCGCAAACTATCTATTCGCTTAACGGTTTTGGCGACATCGGCATTGAGCTTATTGATGTCGATAACCTCTCGTTTGTCTTCCGCCTCAACGTATGAGCTCACAGAAAGGTTATAATCATTCTCGGCAATCTTTGCATTGTCTACGGACGTAGCAACATACTGCACCTCCTCTTTGTTTCCAAAGATGTCCACAATACGTTCGATATGCTCAGGCAACAGAACATTGTTATTCGTTTCTTTCTTAAAGAAGTCTTCACCGCTGGCATCAATAAACTGTGTCGTAGCCTCAGACTTATGCTTTGACAAAACAAGGATATTCACAGCTATGCTCGTACCATAAAACAGATTGGAAGGTAGCGAGATAACCGTCTCAACAAAGTTGTTATCTACCAAATACTTCCTTATCTTCTGTTCCGCTCCACCACGATAGAAGATACCGGGGAAGCAAACAATGGCTGCACGACCACGAGCAGAGAGGTAGCTAAGGACGTGAAGCACAAAAGCAAAGTCGGCTTTCGACTTAGGAGCCAACACACCAGCAGGAGCAAAACGGTCGTCATTAATCAACGTTGGGTCGTCACTACCCACCCAGTTGACAGAATAAGGCGGGTTAGACACAATGGCATCAAAAGGCTTTTGGTCGCCATATTGAGGATTGATGAGCGTATCGCCTAAACTAATATCAAACTTGTCATAATTGATGTTGTGCAGAAACATATTCATACGTGCCAAGTTATAGGTCGTATGATTGATTTCCTGCCCAAAGAATCCATCCTCAATAACGTGGTCGTCAAAATGCTTTTTCGCTTGTAAAAGCAATGAACCAGAACCACAAGCAGGGTCGTAGATTTTGTTGACAGAGCTTTGCCCCAACATCGCAAGGCGTGCTATGAGGTTAGACACATTCTGAGGCGTAAAGAATTCGCCTCCAGACTTACCCGCATTGGCTGCATAATTAGAAATCAGGAACTCGTATGCATCGCCAAAAAGGTCAATCTCATTGTCCTCAAACTTACCGAAATCCAAGCTCTCTACGCCCTTGATGACGGCTGCCAAACGTCTATTTTTCTCCTCAACCGTATTTCCCAATCGGTTGCTCGTTGTGTCGAAGTCAGCAAAGAGTCCTTTGATGTCATGTTCTGATGCATAACCGTTAGCCGAACTTTCTATCGCATCAAAGATAGCCGCTAAATCAGTATTCAGATTAGGATTCGTATTTGCATTCTTAGCAAGGTTCACAAAGAGTTGACTGGGATAAATAAAGTAGCCCTTCGTTCTGACAGCATCGTCCTTTATCTCTGGCGTAATAACATCGTCGGAAAGGTTAGCATAGTCAACACTCTCGTCTCCCGCTTCAATAAAGTTAGTAAAATTCTCACTGATAAAACGATAGAAAAGCGTTCCCAAAACAAACTGCTTAAAATCCCAACCATCCACTGCGCCACGCACCTCGTTGGCTATCTTCCATATCGTAGCTTGTAGTTCGTCTCTTTGCTTTATATTTGTCATTATTATAAATTAGGTTTTGTTCTTGACTGATTTAATCTGCAAATATACAATTTTATAGCGTGGAAAACGAAGAGAGAGGTGGTTTTAACATGGCGGTTGTAGTACTTTACGAGTAAAAGGTTGCTACCCATCCAAAAAATACAAAAGAAAGTGAAAAGATAGAGCAACATAATAGGTGCGATGCTTGTTCCATTACAACGTTTTTACATCCATCAACAAACAACTTGTTTCTTTAGACAGGTTCTATAAATTAAAATATTAATAGTCAACAGGTTACTTTCATAATTCAGGGAAAAGTCGTACCTTTGTGGTAGAAATCAAACAAAAGATGGATAAAACGACAATATGGCACACAAAGATACCGAAAGAAACGATTGATACGGAACGACTTCCGCTCGAATTTATGTATTAATAGATGACAGCTTTATGTATTAATAGATGACAGCTTTATGTATTAATAATCTCAATAAAAACATATATCCAAGCTATGAATCAGCTTTTAAGAACATTCCCTTTGAAGCAAGAAGAACTCATAAACAACGAGCATTCCGTTAGGTACTCCCCTCCTTTGGAGGGGTTGGGGGAGGTCTTAACTTTCCTGGGCACTGGCACGTCTAACGGTGTCCCAGTACTTGGCTGCAACTGCGAGGTATGTAAGAGTAAAGACCCACGCGACAACCGACTGCGTACCGCTGCTTTATTGGAAACGGCAAAGACACGTATCGTCATCGACTGCGGTCCTGACTTTCGCCAACAGATGTTGCCACAACCCTTCCGCAAGATTGACGGCTTACTGATTACACATATCCACTATGACCACGTAGGAGGCATTGACGATGTGCGCCCCTATTGTGCGTTGGGCGACATAGATGTCTATGCCAATGCTAACACCTGCAATGGTTTACGCCATAATTTCCCTTATTGTTTCACAGAAAACCCCTACCCAGGAGTACCAAAACTAAACCTCCATAGTATTCAGTCCCATGCCCGCATCTGTATTGGAGACATTGAGGTGATGCCTATTTCTGTGATGCATGGAAAACTTCCCATCTTAGGCTATCGTTTTGGGAAGCTCGCCTACATTACGGATATGAAAACTATTGAGGATGAGGAACTTCCTTATCTCGAAGGCGTTGAGACACTGGTGGTAAATGCGTTGCGATGGGAACGTCCGCACCACTCTCACCAACTCATATCAGAAGCCATCGCTTTCAGTCGGAAGATTGGAGCTAAACGCACTTACTTAACCCATCTCACCCACAAAATTGGTTTACACGAAGCGGCACAAAGACAACTCCCTGAAGGTGTTTTCTTTGCTTACGACGGATTGAAAATCAATATCTAAGCGGTAACGTAACGGTAGACTTCAAATTACTTACATGTAGAGAAGTAATTTGCAAGAAGTATGTAAAATATTTTCGTACTCCTTAAATTCAACACATGCTCTTTTGGCTTCGAAAAGATGCCCTTTTGAGATCTTACTAACGCCCTTTAAGACTCGTATTAACGCCCTTTTAAAATCGCCTTTGTAACATCTTGATTCTATGATAGTTACAAAGCCGATTTTCACGCATATTTTGGACCGTTTCTAAAAGACTTTTCTTCAAATTTTGTAATAATATTTCAAACTCCTACTAACTATTTTTAGACATTAGAAAGGGAAGGTTTTCAGTTCTTCTATACATAACAGGCGACTACGCATTGGACGGAAGAACAAAAAAACACAAAAAGAGTTTTCTTAAAGGACATAAAAACGGAGTTTATCATTAGCTTTTTTCAGATTTTATGAGTAACTTTGCCATGTGGCAGTGTGTACCTACTCGAACGGTAGAAAAGTACACTTTTCAACACAAAAACAAGCAATAATAGAAATTACTGAATGAAAGAATTTATCATATCTGACGTCAAGGCGGAAACAGCCATCCTTGTTGGTCTTATCACAAAGGACCAGGACGAGGAGAAGACAAAGGAGTATCTTGACGAATTAGAGTTCCTCGCTGATACAGCTGGTGCTATCACTGTGAAGCGATTCACACAGAGGGTGACAGGTCCAAGTGCTGTTACCTATGTCGGCAAGGGTAAACTTGAAGAGATAAGAGATTACATCAAGATGAAAGAAGACGAGGAGGAGCCTATCGGTATGGTTATCTTCGACGACGAATTGTCGGCAAAGCAGATGCGCAATATCGAACAGGAACTCGGTGTAAAGATATTAGACCGTACCTCTCTCATCCTCGATATCTTTGCTATGCGCGCCCAGACAGCCAACGCAAAGACACAGGTTGAGTTGGCACAGTATCGCTATATGCTTCCACGTCTGCAACGTCTGTGGACTCACTTGGAGCGTCAGGGTGGTGGTTCAGGCTCTGGTGGCGGTAAAGGTTCGGTAGGTTTGCGTGGTCCGGGTGAGACCCAGTTGGAGATGGACCGCCGTATCATCTTGCAGCGTATGACCCTTTTGAAGCAAAGACTTGCTGAGATTGACAAGCAGAAGGTGACACAACGTAAGAACCGTGGCCGTATGATTCGTGTTGCCTTGGTGGGTTACACGAACGTGGGTAAGTCAACTATCATGAACCTCTTGGCTAAGAGCGAGGTATTTGCTGAGAACAAACTCTTCGCAACACTCGACACAACCGTGCGCAAAGTGGTTGTAGACAATCTTCCTTTCCTGTTAGCTGACACCGTTGGATTTATCCGTAAGTTGCCAACCGACTTGGTTGATTCGTTTAAGTCAACACTCGACGAGGTGCGCGAAGCCGACCTTCTCTTGCACGTTGTGGACATCTCACATCCTGACTTTGAGGAACAGATACAGGTTGTCAACCAAACATTGTCCGAATTGGGTTGTGCTGACAAGCCTTCCATGATTATCTTCAATAAGATTGATAACTATCATTGGGTGGAGAAAGAGGAAGACGACCTCACACCAGCCACCAAGGAGAATATCACTTTGGACGAATTGAAGAAGACGTGGATGGCTAAAGAGCATGATAATTGTCTATTCATTTCTGCCAAGAAAAAGGAGAATATCGACGAGTTTAAGGAAGTACTTTACAAGAAAGTGCGCGAACTCCATGTACAGAAGTATCCTTATAACGACTTCCTTTACAATATTGAGGAGGAATAAAGATTATTGGGCATATTGGGCTTATTAGGCTAATAAGGCTAATGGGGCTAATAAGCCCAATAAGGCTAATAAGGCTAATAAGGCTAATAAGCTAATAACAACAACTAAAAGAAAAGGCTTATGCAATATCGTTCCCTTACTTTTGAAGAGATTGAAATACTCGAGAACAACAGCTGCTGGGCAGAAGATTGGAGCCGAGTAGAGGTTGCCGAGGACGGATTTCAAGCGAAATTCTTTCATCGTGTCATGTTCTATGGCGACATACAGTTAGGTAGTGTCCAGAAAGAAGTTGAGATAACAAAGGGCTTTGTCAAGCATTCTGGTATCAATGATGCGACCCTTCGCAATGTGACAGTTGGCAACGACTGCCTGATTGAGAAGGTGGGTAACTATATCAATAACTATACGATTGGCGACGACTGCCTCATCTCAAACATCTCTGTCATGGAGACAACGGAGGGTGCAACCTATGGAGAAGGTAATCTTATCTCGGTGCTGAACGAGGTGGGCGACGGCAATGTGATTTTCTTCCACGACCTCAACAGCCAGTTTGCAGCCTTTATGGTGAAGCATTTCAACGACAAAGACCTCAAGAATGCTATCCGGAGACTGATTAAAGAGGAGATTGCCCGCACAAATCCTGAACGTGGAACGATTGGCAATAAAGTGAAGATTGTCAATACAAAGGAGATTACCAACACCATCATTCAGGACGATTGCGAGATTTCTGGTGCAAGTCGATTGAGCGATTGTACCATTCTCAGCTCTGAACATGCCAGTGTCTACATTGGCACAGGTGTCATCTGCGAGAACTCTATCATATCAGATGGCTCCAGCATTGTGAACAGTGTGAAGATGCAAGACTGCTTCGTAGGTGAAGCCTGTCAGATAAGCAATGGCTTCACAGCCTCACAGAGTGTCTTCTTCGCTAATTCATTCATGGCAAATGGTGAGGCATGCGCAGCCTTCTGCGGTCCGTTCTGCGCTTCACATCATAAGAGTTCGCTGCTTATCGGTGGTATGTTCTCTTTCTATAACGCAGGTTCTGGCACCAACTTCTCTAACCATGCGTATAAGATGGGACCAATGCACTGGGGTATCTTGGAGCGTGGAACGAAGACAGCAAGTGGTAGTTATCTACTCATGCCAGCAACGATTGGTACGTTCTCCGTATGTTTTGGTAAGCTGATGCACCACCCGAATACGACTGCCCTACCCTTCTCTTACCTCATTGCCGAGGCTGACAAGATGTATCTCGTACCAGGTCGTAACATCACAACCGTAGGTCTTTATCGCGACATACGCAAGTGGCCGAAGCGTGACATGCGCCCACAGCAGACGCAGAAGAGCATTGTCAACTTCGATTGGCTATCGCCTTATTCTGTTGGTGAGATTTTGCAGGGTAAGAAGATACTTGAGAATCTGCGCCAAGCAAGTGGCGATAATGTTTCGTCCTATAACTATCATGAATACGTTATCAATGCTACCAGTCTGCGAAAAGGTATCAAATACTATGACATTGCATTGCGTATCTATATGGGTGCCGTACTGAAACGGGCGCACAAATGGGGCTTCTTTGGTAAGCCACAAACCGAAGTGGGACTCGGACGATGGGACGACCTCTCTGGTCTTCTGCTTCCAGTATCAGAAGAACGACGCCTCATTGAGGATATCAAGAACGGTAGTCTTGAGACCATCCAAGAGGTTGTAGAACGCTTCCGAGAGATTAATGACAATTATCGTGTCTATCAATGGGCATGGACTTATCGCATGATTCTGGAATACTATGGCATTGACGAGATTACACCCGAGGACGATGCTCGCATCAAACGAGATTATATTGAGGCACGTCGTGCATGGATTGCAGAGATACATAAGGATGCAGAGAAAGAGTTTGAGATGGGCGATGTAGACAGAGAGGTCTTTGAATCGTTCGTTAATAGCCTTGATCACGAGGTCGATTTTGAGAATTAAAGAAAATATTTCACATACATAGAAATCATAAAAACAACTGATTATTATGAGAAAACATTCCATTAACCGCCCCCTTTTGAAGGGACTTTGCTTAGGGCTCTTGCTCCTATTGACAACAACAATGGCTTACGCACAGCGTTACAGCTATGAAAGCGTACCGAATGACCCTATGAAGACACGTATCTACACACTGAAGAACGGTCTGAAAATCTATCTTTCAGTCAACAAAGAGAAACCACGTGTACAGACTTATATCGCTGTGCGCACGGGTTCTCGCAATGACCCAAAGGAGACTACGGGATTAGCTCATTACTTAGAGCACCTTATGTTCAAGGGTACAACCCACTTCGGCTCTTCTAATGTAGCGGTTGAACGTCCTTACCTTGACTCTATTGAGGCTCGTTTCGAGCAGTATCGTCACATCACTGACCCAGCTGCTCGCAAGCAGTGGTACCACCAGATTGACTCTATCTCACAACTCGCAGCTCGTTATAACATTCCAAACG from Prevotella melaninogenica includes the following:
- a CDS encoding HsdR family type I site-specific deoxyribonuclease; this translates as MTQYNTIAELQNFIVLDSYTKDFLINEPPAGYQSEAALEYELIKDLQGQGYEYLPNLVTPEALLANVRKQLQTLNNVAFTDAEWKRFLDEYLDKSSDSITDRTRKIQDDYIYDFVFDDGHIQNIYLVDKQNVARNKVQVINQFEQMGTHANRYDVTILVNGLPMVHVELKKRGVAIREAFNQVHRYSKESFNSESSLYKYLQIFVISNGTDTRYFANTTKRNKNSFDFTMNWAKSDNTLIKDLKDFTATFFQKNTLLHVLFTYAVFDSSDTLLIMRPYQIAATERLIWKIKSSYQAKKWSKPEGGGYIWHTTGSGKTLTSFKAARLATQLNFIDKVFFVVDRKDLDYQTMKEYQRFSPDSVNGSESTAGLKRNLEKDDNKIIVTTIQKLNNLMKAEATLPVYEQQVVFIFDECHRSQFGEAQKNLRKKFKRYYQFGFTGTPIFPENALGAETTAHVFGRELHSYVITDAIRDEKVLKFKVDYNDVRPQFKALEKETDEIKLTAAENKRLLLHPDRIKEVSQYILKNFRLKTHRNQGGGKGFNAMFAVNSVEAAKLYYEELNKLQKESEKKLKIATIFSYAANEEQNAIGEIQEENFEPSAMDSSAKEFLTKAIKDYNAMFRTSFGVDSKDFQNYYRDLAKRVKCQDVDLIIVVGMFLTGFDAPTLNTLFVDKNLRYHGLMQAFSRTNRIYDATKTFGNIVTFRDLEKPTIDAITLFGDKNTKNVVLEKSYEEYLKGFTDIATGEARRGYIDIVKELKEKFPQPDEIVTEADKKAFVKIFGDYLKVENILQNYDEFTNLKELQKIDRTNSDALEAFRDSHFLTDEEVKEMLETDVLQDRAAQDYRSTYNDIRDWFRREKEGKASEESKIDWDDVVFEIDLLKSQEIDLDYILELVFEHNKKTKDKDSLIEEVRRIIRSSIGNRAKEGLIVDFIHETNLEPIQDKSGIISAFFVYAQQKQKEEAADLISEEKLNEEAAKRYIQTSLKHEYASDNGTDLNAILPKMSPLNPQYLTKKQSVFQRISAFIDKFKGVGGNL
- a CDS encoding four helix bundle suffix domain-containing protein, which codes for MENHKPQVLRSGTDWKTLHFFQKADALYQMTFVFCKRFLPTYGDRTVDQMIQAARSGKQNIVEGKEDGMTSTEMELKLLNVARSSLQELRQDYEDYLHTRGLRLWESSHPRYNALLTFCRVHNSYADYAPFVNRWTAEEFCNTALSLCHITDRMMCRYLDFLQKRFVTEGGIKERMYAARTGYRKEQDRMAEALKAENAALKAEMARLKRLLGDKRKEG
- a CDS encoding restriction endonuclease subunit S; the protein is MKNKEQHIFPFLERLLQGHEVVWKPLGEVAELKRGRVLSKTFLQDNKGNYPVYSSQTALNGEIGRISTYDFNQEALTWTTDGANAGTVFYRKGKFSITNVCGLITIDDTNELNYKFLFYWLSVEAQKYVYAGMGNPKLMSNQVAKILIPLPPLSVQEEIVRILDKFTTLEAELEAELEAELDCRKRQYEYYRNQLLSFDLLNSKGQRLNNVSVMALGEVGEFIRGKRFVKTDITTQGCPCIHYGEMYTYYGIWANKSKSFISQTLVNKKNLRQALTNDVIIVGAGETIEDLGVGTAWLSQTPVVIHDACFIFRSSLNPKYVAYFTRTNNFHDQLRRHVSSGKISAVNAKGLSKIEIPVPPLSEQERIVSILDKFDTLTNSISEGLPKEIELRRKQYEYYREQLLSFRH
- a CDS encoding type I restriction-modification system subunit M, coding for MTNIKQRDELQATIWKIANEVRGAVDGWDFKQFVLGTLFYRFISENFTNFIEAGDESVDYANLSDDVITPEIKDDAVRTKGYFIYPSQLFVNLAKNANTNPNLNTDLAAIFDAIESSANGYASEHDIKGLFADFDTTSNRLGNTVEEKNRRLAAVIKGVESLDFGKFEDNEIDLFGDAYEFLISNYAANAGKSGGEFFTPQNVSNLIARLAMLGQSSVNKIYDPACGSGSLLLQAKKHFDDHVIEDGFFGQEINHTTYNLARMNMFLHNINYDKFDISLGDTLINPQYGDQKPFDAIVSNPPYSVNWVGSDDPTLINDDRFAPAGVLAPKSKADFAFVLHVLSYLSARGRAAIVCFPGIFYRGGAEQKIRKYLVDNNFVETVISLPSNLFYGTSIAVNILVLSKHKSEATTQFIDASGEDFFKKETNNNVLLPEHIERIVDIFGNKEEVQYVATSVDNAKIAENDYNLSVSSYVEAEDKREVIDINKLNADVAKTVKRIDSLRADIDEIIKELER
- a CDS encoding MBL fold metallo-hydrolase, which gives rise to MKQEELINNEHSVRYSPPLEGLGEVLTFLGTGTSNGVPVLGCNCEVCKSKDPRDNRLRTAALLETAKTRIVIDCGPDFRQQMLPQPFRKIDGLLITHIHYDHVGGIDDVRPYCALGDIDVYANANTCNGLRHNFPYCFTENPYPGVPKLNLHSIQSHARICIGDIEVMPISVMHGKLPILGYRFGKLAYITDMKTIEDEELPYLEGVETLVVNALRWERPHHSHQLISEAIAFSRKIGAKRTYLTHLTHKIGLHEAAQRQLPEGVFFAYDGLKINI
- the hflX gene encoding GTPase HflX yields the protein MKEFIISDVKAETAILVGLITKDQDEEKTKEYLDELEFLADTAGAITVKRFTQRVTGPSAVTYVGKGKLEEIRDYIKMKEDEEEPIGMVIFDDELSAKQMRNIEQELGVKILDRTSLILDIFAMRAQTANAKTQVELAQYRYMLPRLQRLWTHLERQGGGSGSGGGKGSVGLRGPGETQLEMDRRIILQRMTLLKQRLAEIDKQKVTQRKNRGRMIRVALVGYTNVGKSTIMNLLAKSEVFAENKLFATLDTTVRKVVVDNLPFLLADTVGFIRKLPTDLVDSFKSTLDEVREADLLLHVVDISHPDFEEQIQVVNQTLSELGCADKPSMIIFNKIDNYHWVEKEEDDLTPATKENITLDELKKTWMAKEHDNCLFISAKKKENIDEFKEVLYKKVRELHVQKYPYNDFLYNIEEE
- a CDS encoding DUF4954 family protein, whose product is MQYRSLTFEEIEILENNSCWAEDWSRVEVAEDGFQAKFFHRVMFYGDIQLGSVQKEVEITKGFVKHSGINDATLRNVTVGNDCLIEKVGNYINNYTIGDDCLISNISVMETTEGATYGEGNLISVLNEVGDGNVIFFHDLNSQFAAFMVKHFNDKDLKNAIRRLIKEEIARTNPERGTIGNKVKIVNTKEITNTIIQDDCEISGASRLSDCTILSSEHASVYIGTGVICENSIISDGSSIVNSVKMQDCFVGEACQISNGFTASQSVFFANSFMANGEACAAFCGPFCASHHKSSLLIGGMFSFYNAGSGTNFSNHAYKMGPMHWGILERGTKTASGSYLLMPATIGTFSVCFGKLMHHPNTTALPFSYLIAEADKMYLVPGRNITTVGLYRDIRKWPKRDMRPQQTQKSIVNFDWLSPYSVGEILQGKKILENLRQASGDNVSSYNYHEYVINATSLRKGIKYYDIALRIYMGAVLKRAHKWGFFGKPQTEVGLGRWDDLSGLLLPVSEERRLIEDIKNGSLETIQEVVERFREINDNYRVYQWAWTYRMILEYYGIDEITPEDDARIKRDYIEARRAWIAEIHKDAEKEFEMGDVDREVFESFVNSLDHEVDFEN